One Mercenaria mercenaria strain notata chromosome 12, MADL_Memer_1, whole genome shotgun sequence DNA segment encodes these proteins:
- the LOC123551674 gene encoding uncharacterized protein LOC123551674 — protein sequence MRLLRERFYWPGMSVDVDQWISKCDRCLRRKSSVHSRAPLINVNTTYPLELVCLDFLTLEPAKGGIANVLVITDHFTKFAMAVPTKNQTAKTTAETFYNNFIVHYGSPTRLHSDQGANFESEIIKELCKLTNIQKSHTSIYHPQGNSGPERFNRTLLDMLGTLENSQKADWKKYVNHLVYCYNCTPHESTRVAPFEIMFGRKPRLPIDTLFEQANDSLVNKGTKEYIMDLKEKMLKTRRIVDEYVSKAKKKQKKYYDTKAKAARIEVGDKVLVKVLSFEGKHKIADKFEEDVYSVIEQVKDNIPVYKVKSDVSGRVKTLHRNHLYLLQHQDNINGENQEVDVVEKEDASNVKEENGIDRCDVTEIEEESESDDDTGDLVVFTRSGDAHNPVVVKDKVLKERTENKKVSIDMPIDLISDKDTRPKDDGKKKEVKSPEGAEVSETKKTLIVRTDDTGTDETEELVSVNIDETEEVTVPESEDTDTEDTETTTNRETENTKTQGSDVDDEERQEKDIQTQTTPIAAEQRETPPKESPRPQPKPRRVARDRKLPKHLEDYQLYSVVPRPQDPRFQALRQVMESGVLDTLDSEMARRLVNSIFQ from the coding sequence ATGAGATTGTTACGAGAAAGATTTTATTGGCCAGGGATGTCAGTTGACGTAGACCAATGGATTTCCAAATGTGACAGGTGCTTGAGGAGAAAAAGCTCAGTACATAGTAGAGCTCCACTCATAAATGTAAACACGACTTACCCTCTTGAGTTAGTCTGTTTAGATTTCTTGACACTTGAACCAGCCAAAGGAGGCATAGCAAATGTCTTAGTAATCACAGACCATTTCACTAAATTTGCCATGGCTGTGCCCACAAAAAATCAAACTGCTAAGACAACTGCTGAGACTTTCTACAACAATTTTATTGTTCATTATGGTTCACCAACAAGACTTCACTCAGATCAAGGAGCAAATTTTGAAAGCGAAATCATCAAGGAGTTATGTAAACTTACTAATATTCAGAAGAGTCATACTTCAATTTATCATCCGCAAGGCAATTCAGGACCAGAAAGATTCAATAGAACATTATTGGACATGCTAGGAACTCTTGAAAATTCACAAAAGGCAGACTGGAAGAAATATGTGAATCATCTTGTCTATTGCTATAACTGTACTCCTCATGAATCTACACGAGTTGCACCATTTGAAATCATGTTTGGTCGAAAACCCCGACTTCCTATAGATACACTTTTTGAACAAGCAAATGATAGTCTTGTAAACAAAGGTACAAAAGAATACATTATGGATCTCaaggaaaaaatgttaaaaactaggAGAATCGTTGATGAGTATGTGTCAAAAGCaaagaagaaacaaaagaaatattatgaCACTAAGGCAAAAGCTGCAAGAATAGAAGTTGGTGATAAGGTCTTGGTTAAAGTGTTATCATTTGAGGGTAAACACAAGATTGCTGACAAATTTGAAGAAGATGTGTACTCCGTAATTGAACAAGTAAAAGACAACATTCCAGTCTACAAGGTTAAGTCTGATGTATCTGGTAGAGTGAAAACCTTGCACAGAAACCATTTATACCTGTTACAACATCAGGATAATATAAATGGGGAAAATCAAGAAGTAGATGTTGTGGAAAAGGAGGATGCATCCAATGTGAAAGAAGAGAATGGTATTGATAGATGTGACGTCACGGAAATTGAAGAAGAGTCTGAGTCTGATGATGACACAGGTGATCTTGTAGTATTCACAAGATCAGGGGACGCCCATAATCCTGTAGTAGTCAAGGACAAAGTTCTAAAGGAAAGAACAGAAAATAAGAAGGTGAGTATTGATATGCCAATTGATTTAATTTCAGATAAGGATACTAGGCCTAAGGATGATGGAAAGAAGAAGGAAGTTAAATCACCTGAAGGTGCAGAggtttcagaaacaaaaaaaacattgatcGTCAGAACAGATGATACAGGAACAGATGAAACAGAAGAATTAGTGAGTGTCAATATAGATGAAACAGAGGAAGTGACTGTCCCAGAATCAGAAGATACAGATACAGAAGACActgaaacaacaacaaatagaGAAACAGAAAATACCAAGACACAAGGCAGTGATGTAGATGATGAAGAGAGACAGGAGAAAGACATCCAAACACAAACAACTCCTATTGCAGCAGAACAAAGGGAAACACCACCTAAAGAGTCGCCTAGACCTCAACCTAAACCAAGACGTGTAGCAAGAGACAGAAAGCTTCCTAAACATTTGGAGGACTACCAGTTATATAGTGTTGTACCTAGACCACAGGATCCAAGATTTCAAGCCCTGAGACAGGTAATGGAGTCAGGAGTATTGGACACATTAGATAGTGAAATGGCCAGGAGATTAGTCAACAGTATTTTTCAGTAA